Proteins found in one Tumebacillus sp. BK434 genomic segment:
- a CDS encoding CBO0543 family protein translates to MRLEIWIWIFAWLSIPLVLYLLVPRTKVPDAHIVFLFAQLLTWTIDLLNVQFDLVQFPYREFQYATKTSFTLHYIFYPGVFVLYALFVPERRGWPVRVGYHALWTLLIVLFIYALDRYTELVKLVYTNFFLRFGITLTLLLLTRVFYVWYRKGFRAAEDGTESAA, encoded by the coding sequence ATGCGGCTGGAAATCTGGATCTGGATCTTCGCTTGGCTGAGCATTCCGCTGGTGCTGTATCTGTTGGTGCCGCGCACGAAAGTTCCGGATGCGCACATCGTGTTTCTGTTCGCGCAATTGCTGACCTGGACGATCGACCTGTTGAATGTGCAGTTCGATCTGGTGCAGTTTCCGTATCGGGAGTTCCAGTATGCGACAAAAACGAGTTTTACGTTGCACTACATCTTTTATCCGGGCGTGTTCGTACTGTACGCCCTGTTTGTTCCGGAGCGGCGCGGCTGGCCGGTGCGGGTCGGTTATCATGCGCTGTGGACACTGCTGATCGTCTTGTTTATCTATGCGCTCGACCGGTACACGGAGCTGGTGAAACTGGTCTATACGAACTTCTTTCTGCGCTTCGGGATCACACTGACCCTGCTGCTGCTCACCCGCGTGTTTTACGTCTGGTATCGAAAAGGATTCCGAGCAGCGGAAGACGGGACAGAGTCTGCGGCGTGA
- a CDS encoding DUF4830 domain-containing protein — protein MIQCQEVQEAIWSADLTPEMIEHVLSCSACQKEQNLVQGIGMTLDLEEIPMPSRSLLPPQAEIARAVNAHRWRRFSRYATAGVAAACVLFVAVQVPGYISKPSRDASMQSSGSGAPVNKEMSTEREDGNQSSIFESGGLKKDELKMSNMADALSPKITQLLSKYSWTPSGEAVHQQTVTLPDSFQDAPGVYPQGLYWAKHNLFSKDIGLDLTRYLGETVVAHTILLKEMWDDGLKMNTEAIVLEKDGEVVGAWLEKGGEMAASLQRRDFADLAGVSWDEWLQQEGQVSYTDGPDAEMKDWTPQQVILKYYEAIQNGNYATAYNLYSKAYQSTFWTYETGQTLIAKEWSRGGLSPQNLTFAKVIDVQAVKAPDVWVPAESYKGSRLGRKPVGEQQYQVTLDVKYKTQTEQPDGINALFVGVVKESQNAPWKIEWIDTSAR, from the coding sequence ATGATCCAATGCCAAGAAGTCCAAGAGGCGATCTGGAGCGCAGACCTCACGCCGGAGATGATCGAACACGTGTTGTCCTGTTCGGCCTGCCAGAAGGAACAGAATCTGGTGCAGGGGATCGGCATGACGCTCGACCTCGAAGAGATCCCGATGCCGAGCCGCTCGCTGCTCCCGCCGCAAGCGGAGATCGCCCGAGCGGTCAACGCCCACAGGTGGCGCCGCTTCTCCCGCTATGCCACCGCCGGCGTCGCAGCCGCCTGCGTGCTGTTCGTCGCCGTGCAGGTGCCGGGCTATATCAGCAAGCCGAGTCGGGACGCGAGCATGCAGAGCAGCGGAAGCGGAGCGCCTGTCAACAAGGAGATGAGCACCGAGCGCGAAGACGGGAATCAGTCCTCCATTTTTGAGAGTGGCGGACTGAAAAAAGATGAGCTGAAGATGTCCAACATGGCCGATGCACTCAGCCCGAAGATCACCCAACTGCTCAGCAAATACAGCTGGACCCCGTCCGGCGAAGCGGTGCACCAGCAGACGGTGACGCTGCCAGACTCGTTCCAAGACGCGCCGGGTGTCTATCCGCAAGGCCTGTACTGGGCAAAACACAACCTGTTCTCCAAAGACATCGGTCTCGACCTGACCCGTTACCTCGGCGAGACGGTCGTCGCCCACACCATCCTGCTCAAAGAGATGTGGGATGACGGGCTGAAGATGAACACCGAAGCGATCGTGCTGGAGAAAGACGGCGAAGTTGTCGGCGCCTGGCTGGAAAAAGGCGGAGAGATGGCCGCATCGCTGCAACGGCGCGATTTTGCCGACTTGGCCGGCGTTTCCTGGGATGAGTGGTTGCAGCAGGAGGGACAGGTCTCCTACACAGATGGCCCGGATGCCGAGATGAAAGACTGGACGCCGCAGCAGGTGATCTTGAAATACTACGAAGCGATCCAAAACGGCAACTATGCGACCGCGTACAACCTGTATTCGAAAGCGTACCAGAGCACGTTCTGGACCTACGAGACCGGGCAGACGCTGATCGCTAAGGAGTGGAGCCGCGGCGGACTGAGCCCGCAGAACCTGACGTTCGCCAAAGTGATCGACGTGCAGGCGGTGAAAGCGCCCGACGTCTGGGTGCCGGCCGAGTCGTACAAAGGCTCCCGACTGGGCCGCAAACCGGTCGGGGAGCAGCAGTATCAAGTGACGCTCGACGTGAAATACAAAACGCAGACCGAACAGCCGGACGGCATCAATGCGCTGTTCGTCGGCGTGGTCAAAGAAAGTCAAAACGCGCCGTGGAAGATCGAATGGATCGACACCAGCGCTCGTTGA
- a CDS encoding polysaccharide biosynthesis C-terminal domain-containing protein: MVQPFPVRESSILSLSELLSRLLGLLFLARFVAKLGLHESAEFRMLLPLIGIAATLGSIGLPQALTRLFASAVLDAGRPVPHSLLRAALWGTLCAAGFALLTMLLLSLLAVQDGIFKSEFARLLEAAVPLLLLMCATGSLRGMLLGLGSTYAPACAQVVEVGVRLGALLLLLPDAAAAHLPAAEVGILTLTAGEGLAGLFLGAVLWREVAKRGVVRDRASGALFSVLRMSLAPTGQSLLATLGYALELPLAHELLSRTHGAAAASQLIAEYASIALPLLCAPMVLTDGIATAHLPLASAERAASGGQAFAVHLRRVLGAVMMVALPATGMALVLAPTLAGWFHAPEAALMLLLLAPAALPLYLQAPLSALLQAQGRSRALLYAGLLGDLVRLGMILAAFGLWQAGRAGFALAFAASALVQTGSLLWMLRRYSTLVMPWRTLYRSVQAALAAVALLLVALHAPLPYSYSFSAQPIAWGAGALLLAGWILLYAEEITPQTLSRLPLLGILFDTRRKTRG; the protein is encoded by the coding sequence GTGGTTCAGCCGTTTCCGGTGCGGGAATCGAGCATTTTAAGCCTGTCAGAGCTGTTGTCGCGGCTGCTGGGCCTCTTGTTTTTGGCGCGTTTTGTGGCGAAGCTGGGGCTGCACGAAAGCGCGGAGTTTCGCATGCTGCTGCCCTTGATCGGCATCGCAGCCACGCTCGGCTCGATCGGGTTGCCGCAAGCGCTGACCCGGCTGTTTGCTTCGGCCGTGCTCGACGCCGGCCGCCCGGTGCCGCACTCGCTCTTGCGAGCGGCGCTCTGGGGCACGCTGTGCGCGGCCGGTTTTGCCTTGCTCACCATGCTGCTCCTGTCCCTGCTGGCCGTGCAGGACGGAATCTTCAAAAGCGAGTTCGCCCGACTCCTCGAAGCGGCGGTGCCACTCCTGCTCTTGATGTGTGCGACCGGCAGCCTGCGCGGGATGCTGCTCGGGCTCGGCAGCACCTATGCGCCCGCTTGCGCCCAAGTCGTTGAAGTCGGTGTCCGGCTGGGGGCGCTGCTCCTGCTGCTGCCCGATGCAGCGGCAGCTCATCTGCCGGCCGCCGAGGTCGGGATCTTGACGCTGACGGCCGGAGAAGGACTGGCCGGGCTGTTTTTAGGCGCGGTGTTGTGGCGGGAAGTCGCCAAGCGGGGCGTGGTGCGGGATCGGGCTTCCGGCGCCCTGTTCAGCGTGCTGCGCATGTCGCTGGCGCCGACCGGGCAGTCGCTGCTCGCAACGCTTGGCTATGCGCTGGAGCTGCCGTTGGCCCACGAGCTGCTGTCGCGGACACACGGCGCAGCGGCGGCGTCACAGCTGATCGCCGAATACGCGAGTATCGCCCTGCCGCTTCTCTGCGCGCCGATGGTGCTGACCGACGGGATCGCCACCGCTCACCTGCCCCTCGCCTCGGCCGAGCGGGCAGCGAGCGGCGGACAGGCGTTTGCTGTGCACCTGCGGCGCGTGCTCGGCGCGGTGATGATGGTCGCGCTGCCGGCGACAGGCATGGCGCTGGTGCTGGCCCCGACGCTGGCCGGCTGGTTCCATGCCCCCGAGGCGGCGCTGATGCTCCTGTTGCTGGCCCCGGCCGCTTTGCCCTTGTACCTGCAAGCCCCGCTGTCGGCGCTGCTGCAGGCGCAGGGCCGGAGCCGGGCGCTGCTCTACGCCGGGCTGCTCGGCGATCTGGTGCGGCTGGGGATGATCCTCGCTGCCTTCGGACTGTGGCAGGCCGGACGCGCCGGCTTTGCGCTGGCGTTTGCAGCGTCTGCGCTCGTCCAGACCGGGTCGCTGCTCTGGATGCTCCGCCGCTATTCGACACTCGTCATGCCGTGGCGCACCTTGTACCGCTCCGTCCAAGCCGCGCTGGCTGCCGTCGCCCTGCTTTTGGTCGCCTTGCATGCCCCGCTGCCCTACTCCTACTCCTTCTCCGCCCAGCCCATCGCTTGGGGTGCCGGCGCGCTGCTGCTCGCCGGGTGGATCTTGCTATACGCCGAAGAGATCACGCCGCAGACTCTGTCCCGTCTTCCGCTGCTCGGAATCCTTTTCGATACCAGACGTAAAACACGCGGGTGA
- a CDS encoding leucyl aminopeptidase — translation MNVFVHKEDQYSKLSTVSADSLVLFYHERKEISEGMTALDQALGGELTALFAEEEATGKANSVVHVRSNGRIAAKHLYLVGLGKKDDLNAEVVRKAAGTASRSVLGDHVAAATPAEYAAAVTEGFLMGRYAYHNHKSEPEADKRFTTLAIVTPGDVQAEVEAARIDAEAVNLARDLTNMPANLLDPVIFADKSVELGTAAGLEVEVLDEVKLQELGMNLLWSVGKGSEIPPRLVVLRYSGAPESQEVLGLVGKGVTFDTGGYILKPENGMGDMKTDMGGAACVLGAMRAIAQRGLKLNAIGILVLAENMVSGSAFKPGDVAVAFNGKTVEMIDTDCEGRLVLADGIAYVKHLGATKIVDTATLTGAVTVVLGNEAASLYGNDDAWVEEVKQAGAEAGERLFPLPNYPEYQKLIESSIADYINYSYRNAASIAGGVFLAAFADGVPFVHIDMANVSKAKKTNGYIVEEATGFSTRSLIKVAERLAK, via the coding sequence GTGAACGTTTTTGTACATAAAGAAGACCAGTATTCCAAGCTGTCGACGGTCAGCGCCGATTCTTTGGTTCTGTTTTACCACGAACGAAAGGAGATCTCGGAAGGCATGACTGCGCTTGATCAAGCGCTGGGCGGCGAGCTGACCGCCTTGTTTGCAGAAGAGGAAGCGACAGGCAAAGCCAATTCGGTCGTGCACGTCCGCTCGAACGGCCGCATCGCGGCGAAACACCTCTATCTGGTCGGACTTGGCAAGAAGGATGACTTGAACGCAGAAGTTGTGCGCAAGGCAGCCGGCACGGCATCCCGCAGCGTGCTCGGCGACCATGTGGCGGCAGCGACGCCTGCCGAATATGCGGCAGCGGTCACCGAAGGCTTCCTGATGGGCCGCTATGCGTATCACAACCACAAATCGGAGCCGGAAGCAGACAAGCGCTTCACAACGCTTGCGATCGTCACGCCGGGCGATGTGCAGGCGGAGGTGGAAGCAGCAAGGATCGACGCAGAGGCGGTCAACCTGGCGCGCGACCTGACCAACATGCCGGCCAACCTGCTCGACCCGGTGATCTTCGCCGACAAGTCGGTCGAACTGGGCACCGCGGCAGGTCTCGAAGTCGAAGTGCTGGACGAAGTGAAGCTGCAGGAGCTCGGCATGAACCTGCTCTGGTCGGTCGGCAAAGGCTCGGAGATCCCGCCGCGCCTCGTCGTGCTGCGCTATAGCGGCGCACCGGAGTCGCAGGAAGTGCTCGGTCTGGTCGGCAAAGGCGTGACCTTTGACACCGGCGGCTACATCCTCAAGCCGGAGAACGGCATGGGCGACATGAAGACCGACATGGGCGGCGCGGCGTGCGTGCTCGGCGCGATGCGCGCGATCGCACAGCGCGGGCTGAAGCTGAACGCGATCGGCATCCTCGTGCTGGCGGAGAACATGGTGTCCGGCAGCGCGTTCAAGCCGGGCGATGTGGCGGTGGCGTTTAACGGCAAGACGGTTGAGATGATCGACACCGACTGCGAAGGCCGCCTGGTACTGGCCGACGGCATCGCCTACGTCAAGCATCTGGGCGCGACGAAGATCGTCGATACGGCGACGCTGACCGGTGCGGTGACCGTCGTGCTCGGCAACGAAGCAGCTTCCCTGTATGGCAACGACGATGCTTGGGTAGAAGAAGTGAAGCAGGCCGGCGCAGAAGCGGGCGAGCGCCTGTTCCCGCTGCCGAACTATCCGGAGTACCAGAAGCTGATCGAAAGCTCGATCGCCGACTATATCAACTACTCCTACCGCAATGCGGCATCGATCGCCGGCGGCGTGTTCCTGGCGGCGTTTGCAGACGGGGTGCCGTTTGTGCACATCGACATGGCCAACGTTTCGAAAGCGAAGAAGACGAACGGCTACATCGTCGAAGAAGCGACCGGCTTCTCGACCCGCTCGCTGATCAAAGTGGCGGAGCGTCTGGCGAAGTAA
- a CDS encoding AtpZ/AtpI family protein: MNKQEEQQQEQEQKREQNVKHGEKNEAWRAFGLVSAIGLDLAICTIGGTVLGNWLDGWLGTSPWLLLLGIMLGLTAGIYGITKLIAVFQPEQKE; encoded by the coding sequence GTGAACAAGCAGGAAGAGCAACAGCAGGAACAGGAACAGAAACGGGAGCAGAACGTAAAACACGGTGAAAAAAATGAAGCATGGCGCGCATTTGGACTGGTCTCAGCCATCGGGCTCGACTTGGCCATCTGCACGATCGGCGGCACGGTGCTCGGCAATTGGCTGGACGGATGGCTCGGCACATCGCCCTGGCTGCTTTTGCTTGGCATTATGCTTGGTCTCACCGCCGGAATCTACGGGATCACGAAGCTGATCGCCGTGTTTCAACCCGAACAGAAAGAGTGA
- a CDS encoding MBL fold metallo-hydrolase has protein sequence MTTTKTLPSAKHFTLQQLADGVYAAYVKEHMGAFSNGGFVDLGESVLVIDAFLTPQAAQELRDIAEAITGHPVRHMVNTHWHGDHVRGNQVYADVAIIATDTTKNLIAEHLPPRIEAIRAQAPAQLKALQEQFDNATDEAQKAAFAVELAQFHEIDSTFHTLQITVPNVTFENKMTLHGTRRSAELITLGGGHSPSDIFVYLPQDKIIFMGDLLFVNNQLACWNANEREWVQILEQIEAFDAVQFVPGHGPLGTLEDVRANKQYLLDLLQLVEAHIADGGTEAGLADLKVPAAYEAWEFGSIFPGNVQKLYAQLKNS, from the coding sequence TTGACCACGACCAAAACTCTTCCCTCCGCCAAACACTTCACCTTGCAGCAGCTCGCAGACGGCGTCTACGCAGCATATGTCAAAGAACACATGGGCGCGTTCTCCAACGGCGGCTTCGTCGACCTCGGCGAGTCGGTGCTCGTCATCGACGCCTTCCTCACTCCGCAGGCGGCTCAGGAACTGCGCGACATCGCCGAAGCGATCACCGGCCACCCGGTTCGCCACATGGTCAACACCCACTGGCACGGCGACCACGTGCGCGGCAACCAAGTCTATGCTGACGTAGCGATCATCGCCACCGATACCACCAAAAACCTGATCGCCGAGCACCTGCCGCCCCGCATCGAAGCGATCCGTGCCCAGGCGCCTGCGCAGCTGAAAGCGCTGCAAGAGCAATTCGACAACGCAACGGACGAAGCGCAAAAGGCGGCGTTTGCCGTCGAGCTCGCCCAGTTCCACGAGATCGATTCCACGTTTCATACTTTGCAGATCACCGTCCCGAACGTCACCTTCGAAAACAAGATGACCCTGCACGGCACCCGCCGCAGCGCGGAGCTGATCACCTTGGGCGGCGGCCACTCTCCGAGCGACATCTTTGTCTACCTGCCGCAGGATAAGATCATCTTCATGGGCGACCTGCTGTTCGTGAACAACCAACTCGCCTGCTGGAACGCCAACGAGCGCGAATGGGTGCAGATCCTCGAGCAGATCGAAGCGTTTGACGCCGTTCAGTTCGTCCCCGGCCACGGCCCGCTCGGCACCTTGGAAGACGTGCGCGCCAACAAGCAATACCTGCTCGACCTGCTGCAGCTCGTCGAAGCGCACATCGCAGACGGCGGCACCGAAGCTGGCCTTGCCGATCTGAAAGTGCCCGCCGCGTATGAAGCGTGGGAGTTCGGTTCGATATTCCCGGGCAACGTGCAAAAGCTGTACGCCCAGTTGAAAAACAGCTAA
- a CDS encoding CBO0543 family protein — translation MEHFILYGSLVGTVFALLVGIPKRKLREAVLLFLFPQAITWLFGLVVVKWKLIEYPVRSLPKVTRSSIDFEYFVYPALVVLFNLHFPEQGSRLKRFFWYAGATVGITAFEKVLEVYTDLIEYHGWEWYWTFLTVWVTFYISRLYFLWFRTSLAGR, via the coding sequence TTGGAACACTTCATTTTGTACGGCTCTTTAGTCGGCACCGTCTTCGCCTTGCTGGTTGGGATCCCCAAGCGCAAACTTCGCGAGGCGGTGCTGCTTTTTTTGTTTCCACAGGCCATCACGTGGCTGTTCGGTCTGGTGGTGGTGAAATGGAAGTTGATCGAGTACCCGGTGCGTTCGCTGCCGAAGGTGACGCGGTCGAGCATAGACTTTGAGTATTTTGTGTATCCTGCGCTCGTCGTGCTGTTCAATCTGCATTTTCCGGAGCAGGGCTCGCGGCTCAAGCGGTTTTTCTGGTATGCGGGCGCGACCGTGGGGATCACCGCGTTTGAAAAAGTGCTGGAAGTGTACACCGACCTGATCGAATATCACGGATGGGAGTGGTACTGGACGTTTCTCACCGTCTGGGTCACGTTTTACATCAGCCGGCTGTACTTTCTCTGGTTTCGCACATCTTTGGCAGGCAGGTGA
- a CDS encoding RNA polymerase sigma factor: MELQIQRALQDAGAMTEFLKELEPFVYRVCYHLTGHQHDAEDLAQDSLMKVCRNLHTYRGDCAIQSWVYRIILNTQRDAVRKKKNVTMVELSETASTSEGFESQVNMKMLIQKMLGELTGVDRQIFILRFVQDLPLKEVASLLEMKEATVKTRLFRLRDRLRGHL, from the coding sequence TTGGAATTGCAGATTCAGCGCGCGCTGCAGGACGCAGGCGCGATGACCGAATTTTTGAAGGAATTGGAACCGTTTGTCTACCGGGTTTGCTATCACCTGACCGGACATCAGCATGACGCCGAGGATTTGGCGCAGGACTCGCTGATGAAAGTCTGCCGTAATCTCCACACCTACCGGGGCGATTGTGCGATCCAGAGCTGGGTGTACCGGATCATCCTCAATACGCAGCGTGACGCCGTGCGGAAGAAGAAAAACGTCACGATGGTCGAGCTGTCCGAAACCGCTTCGACCAGCGAGGGATTCGAGAGCCAGGTCAACATGAAAATGCTGATTCAGAAGATGCTCGGCGAGCTGACCGGCGTCGACCGCCAGATCTTCATCCTGCGTTTCGTGCAGGACTTGCCGTTAAAAGAAGTCGCATCCTTGCTGGAAATGAAAGAAGCAACTGTCAAAACCAGGCTGTTCCGCTTGCGGGACCGGCTCCGAGGACATTTGTAA
- a CDS encoding CBO0543 family protein, translated as MWFQYAVLGLLLLLFLALRAYQVPKAITLWLLFSACAEAFCLFLVQGGWYSYPIRPLPEIFRDNVLFNWVQYPLVVLIMLRFVRPTWFQNLMLGMTAAMYALLLEMLAKDHFGLIKYETWSPLASYFTWWGSLLFSLLVYRSLNRVRFARGAELGAFAFLRPGWFLFHLSMLSVFFYFLAQ; from the coding sequence ATGTGGTTTCAATATGCCGTCTTGGGCCTGCTCTTGCTGCTCTTTCTTGCGCTGCGAGCTTATCAAGTGCCCAAAGCCATCACGCTCTGGCTGCTGTTTAGCGCGTGCGCGGAGGCGTTCTGTCTGTTTCTCGTGCAAGGCGGCTGGTACAGCTATCCGATTCGCCCGCTGCCGGAGATCTTTCGAGATAACGTTTTGTTCAACTGGGTGCAGTACCCGCTCGTCGTGCTGATCATGCTGCGCTTCGTGCGCCCGACCTGGTTTCAGAATCTGATGCTTGGGATGACGGCGGCGATGTACGCCTTGTTGCTCGAAATGCTTGCCAAAGATCATTTTGGATTGATCAAATACGAGACGTGGTCACCGCTGGCCTCCTATTTTACCTGGTGGGGCTCGCTGCTTTTCTCGCTGCTCGTGTACCGGTCGCTCAACCGCGTTCGATTTGCGCGCGGTGCCGAGCTGGGCGCGTTTGCCTTCCTGCGGCCGGGTTGGTTCCTGTTTCACCTGTCGATGCTCAGCGTCTTTTTTTACTTTTTGGCTCAGTAA
- a CDS encoding M42 family metallopeptidase: protein MKIDLQYVVDFLVSLVNIPSPSGNTEQVIQFIEAECARLGVENKRNNKGGLILSVPGKNNDVHRVLTAHVDTLGAMVKEIKGNGRLKLTLIGGFAFNAIEGEYCTVETADGKLITGTIQSTHASVHVHKDTRTHERNADTMEVRLDAVVKTADDVRELGIEVGDFVSFNPRCEVTETGFIKTRHLDDKASVACMFGALKSVLESGEQLPYTTHFLISNNEEIGYGANSNIPPQTVEFLAIDMGAIGDGQTTDEYCVSICAKDSSGPYHYGMRKHLVELAKANGLNYAVDIYPFYGSDASAAMSAGVDVKHGLIGPGIDASHSMERTHKSSFENSVKLIVAYLQSDLVK, encoded by the coding sequence ATGAAAATTGATTTGCAATACGTAGTGGATTTCTTGGTCAGCTTGGTCAACATCCCGAGCCCCTCCGGCAATACGGAGCAAGTGATTCAATTCATTGAAGCGGAGTGCGCGCGCCTCGGTGTGGAAAACAAGCGCAACAACAAGGGCGGCCTGATCCTGTCTGTTCCGGGCAAAAACAACGACGTGCACCGCGTTCTGACGGCTCACGTCGACACGCTGGGCGCGATGGTCAAAGAGATCAAAGGCAACGGACGCCTCAAGCTGACCCTGATCGGCGGTTTTGCGTTTAACGCGATCGAAGGCGAATACTGCACCGTCGAAACGGCAGACGGCAAGCTGATCACCGGCACGATCCAATCGACCCATGCGTCCGTCCACGTCCACAAGGACACTCGCACGCATGAGCGCAACGCCGACACGATGGAAGTCCGCCTCGACGCGGTCGTGAAAACCGCGGACGACGTGCGCGAGCTGGGCATCGAAGTCGGCGATTTCGTCTCCTTCAACCCGCGCTGCGAAGTGACGGAGACCGGTTTCATCAAAACCCGCCACCTCGATGACAAAGCGTCGGTCGCCTGCATGTTCGGCGCGTTGAAATCGGTGTTGGAAAGCGGCGAGCAACTGCCGTATACCACGCACTTCCTGATCTCCAACAACGAGGAGATCGGCTACGGCGCGAACTCGAACATCCCGCCGCAGACGGTTGAATTCCTGGCGATCGACATGGGCGCGATCGGCGACGGCCAGACCACCGATGAATACTGCGTCTCGATCTGCGCCAAAGACTCCTCCGGCCCGTACCACTACGGCATGCGCAAGCACCTTGTGGAGCTTGCGAAAGCGAACGGCTTGAACTATGCGGTCGACATCTATCCGTTCTACGGCTCCGACGCCTCGGCGGCGATGAGCGCAGGCGTCGACGTGAAGCACGGTCTGATCGGCCCGGGCATCGACGCGTCGCACTCGATGGAGCGCACGCACAAATCCTCTTTCGAAAACTCGGTCAAACTGATCGTTGCCTACCTGCAGAGCGATCTGGTCAAGTAG